Proteins co-encoded in one Saprospira grandis genomic window:
- a CDS encoding zinc-dependent peptidase — protein sequence MLLSAKKIRLNQLLSLAIVLIISATFHLFTYASAVSTELFYILIATNLVVSYNIYSILTKKYRERQKLENTPFPEKWREILEEYVAFYRALSEVDKRRFETEIQIFLHETRVTGVKTEVDDLTLVLAAASAEIPVFSFPDWEYENLGEILIYPGAFDKNFRTEGHGRSVWGMVGTGVMQGMMILSKPALISGFQNSGDKLNVGIHEFAHLLDAADGNYDGVPEVFLQNQYLEPWLEVMHKEIENIKAGKSNMNPYGATNKVEFFAVASEYFFERPEVMQKREPELYELMQKIFQQDTKQHFRLAAQAMIGYNGRKLGRNAPCPCGSGKKYKQCCLKNARQY from the coding sequence ATGCTACTCTCTGCCAAAAAAATCCGCCTCAATCAACTGCTATCCCTAGCCATTGTGCTTATTATTAGCGCGACCTTTCATCTATTTACTTATGCTAGTGCAGTTAGTACAGAACTATTTTATATCCTAATTGCAACCAATCTGGTCGTCAGCTATAATATATATAGCATTCTGACCAAAAAATACCGAGAGCGGCAAAAGCTAGAAAACACACCTTTCCCCGAAAAATGGCGGGAGATTCTGGAGGAATATGTGGCCTTTTATCGCGCTCTTTCTGAAGTAGATAAAAGACGCTTTGAAACCGAAATCCAAATCTTTTTGCATGAAACCCGAGTCACGGGCGTCAAAACTGAGGTGGATGACCTCACTTTGGTCCTAGCTGCCGCCAGCGCCGAAATTCCCGTTTTTAGCTTTCCCGATTGGGAGTATGAAAACTTAGGCGAAATCCTCATTTATCCCGGCGCTTTTGATAAAAATTTTCGCACCGAAGGCCATGGCCGCTCCGTTTGGGGCATGGTGGGCACGGGCGTGATGCAGGGCATGATGATTCTCTCTAAACCGGCCCTAATTTCTGGCTTCCAAAATTCTGGCGATAAGCTCAATGTGGGCATTCATGAGTTTGCTCATTTGCTAGATGCCGCCGATGGCAACTACGATGGCGTGCCCGAGGTCTTTTTGCAAAACCAATATTTGGAGCCTTGGCTAGAGGTCATGCACAAAGAAATTGAGAACATCAAGGCGGGCAAATCGAATATGAATCCCTATGGGGCCACTAATAAGGTGGAATTTTTTGCCGTGGCCAGCGAATACTTCTTTGAGCGGCCCGAAGTCATGCAAAAAAGAGAGCCCGAGCTTTACGAGCTGATGCAAAAGATTTTCCAACAAGATACCAAACAGCATTTTCGCCTAGCGGCCCAAGCCATGATTGGCTATAATGGGCGCAAACTGGGCCGCAATGCCCCTTGTCCCTGCGGCAGTGGCAAAAAGTATAAGCAATGCTGCCTTAAAAATGCTCGTCAGTATTAA
- a CDS encoding SET domain-containing protein, producing MQRLDFIYFKDSPKGGRGVFTADYIPKDTLIEICPVLLLSNEDREKIHQTFLHDYYFLWDDQGKQAAIALGYGSLYNHSYQPNAYYQMNKDGQSIDVYAGEDIEPGQEICFNYNGQRFDDSPLWFEAK from the coding sequence ATGCAACGATTAGACTTTATCTATTTTAAGGATAGCCCCAAGGGGGGCCGCGGCGTTTTTACCGCCGATTATATTCCCAAAGACACCCTGATCGAGATCTGCCCCGTCCTGCTCCTCTCTAATGAAGATCGAGAAAAAATTCATCAAACCTTTTTGCACGATTACTATTTTCTCTGGGATGATCAGGGCAAACAGGCCGCTATTGCCCTGGGCTACGGCTCTTTGTACAACCACTCCTATCAGCCCAATGCCTATTATCAGATGAATAAAGATGGCCAATCTATTGATGTTTATGCGGGCGAGGATATTGAACCTGGCCAAGAGATTTGCTTCAATTATAACGGCCAACGCTTTGATGATAGCCCCCTTTGGTTCGAGGCAAAGTAA
- a CDS encoding ABC transporter permease — MRLAFWIALRYIFSKKSTNAIHLISAISVFGIGLGSMALLVIMSVFNGFEELLQSLMNSFKPELLVSPIEGKVFSPEEEQILHLQDHPDILALSQTLEEIALFEYEGRQNLGSLKGVDPSFWEVLSLDTCIERGKRPLPKDFADDSQPVGLLGATLEHTLGLRALRDRPVKIFMPKRELKKYTATTGEPFRKRNFYPGAIYAVRQIDYDNMAILPLAFVQDVLAYRAGEISALELRLRPGANEQSVQAAVQEIMGPKFKVQNRYQQDEAFYKITNMEKWVGFLIFAFTLLLVAFNMVGALWMLVLEKKADIAHLQAMGAQKSLLRNIFLAEGFLLSAFGLFGGCLMAVLLCLLQQEFGLVALEGAGSNFVVQSYPVSMRLSDFLIVIITVLTIGTGAAYLPALRASRISSGPNQAD; from the coding sequence ATGCGTTTAGCCTTTTGGATTGCCCTGCGCTATATTTTTTCTAAGAAATCGACCAATGCCATTCATTTGATCTCTGCCATCTCGGTTTTCGGGATTGGCCTAGGGAGTATGGCCCTATTGGTCATTATGTCGGTCTTTAATGGCTTTGAGGAATTGCTCCAAAGCCTGATGAATAGCTTCAAACCGGAGCTTTTGGTCTCGCCTATAGAGGGCAAAGTTTTTTCTCCAGAAGAAGAGCAAATTTTGCATTTGCAAGATCATCCCGATATTTTGGCCCTTAGCCAAACCTTAGAAGAAATTGCCCTTTTTGAGTATGAGGGCCGGCAAAATTTGGGCAGTCTAAAAGGGGTAGACCCTAGTTTTTGGGAGGTCTTGAGCTTGGATACCTGCATTGAGCGGGGCAAGCGGCCTTTGCCCAAAGACTTTGCCGATGATAGCCAGCCGGTGGGCTTGCTCGGCGCTACTTTGGAGCATACCTTAGGGCTGCGGGCCCTACGCGATCGTCCGGTAAAGATTTTTATGCCCAAAAGAGAGCTCAAAAAGTATACGGCCACCACGGGAGAGCCTTTTCGCAAGCGGAACTTTTATCCGGGGGCCATTTATGCGGTTCGGCAAATTGACTATGATAATATGGCCATTTTGCCCCTGGCTTTTGTCCAAGATGTATTGGCTTATCGGGCGGGGGAAATCTCGGCTTTGGAGCTGCGCCTGCGGCCTGGCGCCAATGAGCAGAGCGTTCAAGCTGCCGTTCAGGAGATTATGGGCCCAAAATTTAAGGTCCAAAACCGCTACCAACAAGATGAGGCCTTTTATAAAATTACCAATATGGAAAAATGGGTGGGCTTTCTAATCTTTGCCTTCACCCTGCTTTTGGTGGCCTTCAATATGGTGGGCGCGCTCTGGATGCTGGTCCTTGAAAAAAAGGCCGATATTGCCCATTTGCAAGCCATGGGCGCCCAAAAATCGCTTTTGCGCAATATCTTTTTGGCCGAGGGCTTTTTACTCTCTGCCTTTGGCCTCTTTGGCGGCTGCCTGATGGCCGTTTTGCTTTGCCTTTTGCAGCAAGAGTTTGGCTTGGTGGCCCTAGAAGGGGCCGGCAGCAACTTTGTGGTGCAATCTTATCCCGTGAGCATGCGCCTAAGCGACTTTCTGATTGTCATTATTACCGTTTTAACTATAGGAACTGGGGCCGCTTATTTGCCCGCCTTACGAGCAAGTCGCATTAGTTCTGGACCAAATCAAGCCGATTAA
- the rbfA gene encoding 30S ribosome-binding factor RbfA — MEQQTIKQRQVAAMIQREFSVVLQNEGRLIYGDALVTVTRVRMSSDMGIAYIYLSVYNSVYKQEVIKEMWENLVRLRTELGKRIRKQVRRIPRLKFFIDDTLDQVEEIDKLFQKINGEKNTMRSMKEAQQDREED, encoded by the coding sequence ATGGAACAGCAAACGATAAAACAGCGGCAAGTAGCTGCTATGATTCAAAGAGAATTTTCTGTGGTCCTCCAAAATGAAGGCCGCCTCATTTATGGCGATGCTTTGGTGACCGTTACCCGAGTGCGCATGAGCTCTGATATGGGGATTGCTTATATTTACCTCAGCGTCTATAATAGCGTATACAAGCAGGAAGTGATTAAGGAAATGTGGGAAAATTTGGTGCGTTTGCGGACCGAATTGGGCAAGCGCATTCGCAAACAGGTGCGTCGCATTCCTCGCCTCAAGTTTTTTATTGATGACACCTTGGACCAGGTGGAAGAGATCGATAAGCTCTTTCAGAAAATCAATGGAGAAAAGAATACGATGCGCTCGATGAAAGAGGCGCAGCAGGACCGTGAAGAGGACTAA
- a CDS encoding 1-acyl-sn-glycerol-3-phosphate acyltransferase gives MIYTVLRQFVRLLLFGFFRRMYWRQKQSLPKNGPLLIIVNHSTAFTEMLILGAFLPRSIYYWARASVFSNPWARWFYRQIHILPIMRAEEGLRKLDQNVPTIQQSQAYLKEGLALLIAPEGNCVMEKRLRHFRTGTARLALSTLEQLPAGQDLQVLPIGVNFSHHKNWRAEVKISIGERFSVRDFEEDYEKDPQRGAKLLTYAMREALAKEVIWIEREEDEELAEYLYSFARQGQGQASGFLQADAGALGEDQRLTEQLNALEEEKKAQHLAACRDYFGALAEHKLPLAIFQQNPISPVLFILFLPLYLAGWLLSWPLFTAIRALRAHFIRSPKSQHFWGPMAMAFALVCWLPYSLIWSVLGLIYFGGLGLLLPVLVLCLSLFYVRMRDAALLFLAKLRWMKLGASQKESLQERGKSLLQALRQDFDF, from the coding sequence ATGATTTATACCGTATTGCGCCAGTTTGTTCGCTTATTGCTCTTTGGGTTTTTTCGCCGTATGTATTGGCGTCAAAAGCAGAGTTTGCCCAAAAATGGGCCTTTATTGATTATTGTCAATCATTCGACTGCTTTTACGGAAATGCTCATTTTGGGGGCATTTCTGCCCCGCTCTATTTATTATTGGGCCAGGGCGTCGGTTTTTAGCAATCCTTGGGCCCGTTGGTTTTATCGGCAAATTCACATTTTGCCCATCATGCGGGCCGAGGAAGGCCTGCGGAAGCTGGACCAAAATGTCCCGACCATACAGCAATCTCAGGCTTATTTAAAAGAGGGCTTGGCGTTACTCATTGCGCCAGAGGGAAATTGCGTGATGGAAAAGCGTTTGCGGCATTTTCGGACGGGAACGGCTCGTTTGGCGCTTTCTACTTTGGAGCAATTGCCAGCGGGCCAAGATTTGCAAGTTTTGCCCATTGGGGTCAACTTTAGCCATCATAAAAATTGGCGGGCCGAGGTCAAAATTAGCATTGGCGAGCGCTTTTCGGTCCGAGATTTTGAAGAAGATTACGAAAAAGACCCACAAAGAGGGGCCAAGTTATTGACCTACGCCATGCGAGAAGCCTTGGCCAAAGAAGTCATTTGGATAGAGCGAGAAGAGGATGAAGAACTGGCCGAATACCTCTACAGTTTTGCCCGTCAGGGCCAGGGCCAAGCCAGCGGCTTCCTACAGGCTGATGCGGGTGCCTTAGGCGAAGATCAGCGCTTAACCGAGCAGCTCAATGCCTTGGAGGAAGAGAAAAAAGCGCAGCATTTGGCCGCTTGTCGAGATTATTTTGGGGCTTTGGCCGAGCATAAATTGCCCTTGGCCATTTTTCAGCAAAACCCAATTTCGCCTGTTTTATTTATTCTGTTTTTGCCGCTTTATTTGGCGGGTTGGCTACTTTCTTGGCCCTTATTTACGGCTATTCGGGCCTTGAGGGCGCACTTTATTCGCTCGCCTAAAAGTCAGCATTTTTGGGGCCCTATGGCCATGGCCTTTGCCCTAGTTTGTTGGCTGCCCTACAGCTTAATTTGGAGTGTTTTGGGCTTGATCTACTTTGGTGGCTTGGGTTTGCTTTTGCCTGTATTGGTCCTTTGCCTAAGCTTATTTTATGTTCGGATGCGAGATGCGGCCCTTTTATTTTTGGCCAAACTGCGCTGGATGAAATT